The following are from one region of the Dehalococcoidia bacterium genome:
- a CDS encoding C-terminal binding protein produces MGFKVVQCLDMPSCNFKGELLKPLGHTLVKGNWMTEDDIIANAKDANAVMGGTSVQPFTRRVLQSLPKCRVVASAGVGYEKIDVDAATELGIAVCNVPDYGLDEVSGLAVTFILALGHKYVKINKAVKETQICTLKDSKGLLAVLSPMYRMRDQTVGVIGVGRIGMTTALKCHGLGMRVIAYDPYVLPAVMKNRYIEPVDLDTLLRQSDFITMHTPLNKETEGMIGYEQFKKMKKTAYFVNTARGRCADEPGLILALKEGLFAGAGLDVTWDEPIKPDNPLLKMENVDLTGHSAFYSQQAQEEMWGKPITQVIMALEGKFPHYAVNPKAEDLWQKKWGKK; encoded by the coding sequence ATGGGTTTCAAAGTCGTTCAATGTTTGGACATGCCCAGCTGCAATTTCAAAGGAGAACTACTGAAGCCGTTGGGACATACTTTGGTGAAAGGTAATTGGATGACGGAAGACGATATTATCGCCAACGCAAAAGACGCTAATGCAGTAATGGGTGGTACTTCAGTGCAGCCATTCACCCGCCGTGTGCTCCAGTCTCTTCCCAAATGTCGTGTCGTTGCCAGTGCTGGCGTAGGCTATGAAAAGATCGATGTAGACGCGGCCACTGAACTGGGGATAGCCGTCTGCAATGTCCCCGATTACGGTTTGGATGAGGTTTCAGGGCTGGCCGTCACATTCATACTGGCGCTGGGCCACAAGTATGTCAAAATCAACAAGGCAGTAAAGGAGACACAAATTTGCACGCTCAAGGACTCGAAAGGACTTCTAGCAGTTCTTTCTCCCATGTACCGGATGCGCGATCAGACCGTGGGCGTGATCGGCGTGGGTCGAATCGGTATGACTACTGCTCTCAAGTGCCATGGGTTGGGCATGAGGGTTATCGCCTATGATCCGTATGTCCTTCCGGCAGTGATGAAGAACCGCTACATAGAGCCGGTGGATCTGGATACACTCCTAAGGCAGTCGGATTTTATCACCATGCATACCCCACTTAACAAAGAGACGGAGGGCATGATCGGTTATGAACAGTTCAAGAAGATGAAAAAGACTGCCTATTTCGTCAATACTGCTCGGGGTCGTTGTGCGGACGAGCCAGGTCTCATCCTGGCGCTAAAGGAAGGACTCTTCGCCGGGGCAGGCCTTGATGTAACATGGGATGAGCCCATTAAGCCAGATAACCCGTTGCTCAAGATGGAAAATGTCGACCTTACCGGCCATAGCGCGTTTTATTCTCAGCAAGCGCAGGAGGAGATGTGGGGCAAGCCGATCACCCAGGTGATCATGGCTCTTGAGGGCAAGTTTCCTCACTACGCAGTGAATCCCAAGGCAGAGGATCTGTGGCAAAAGAAATGGGGTAAGAAATAG